In the genome of Paenibacillus sp. FSL R5-0766, one region contains:
- the kdpA gene encoding potassium-transporting ATPase subunit KdpA, giving the protein MGVVQVAVTLLIILLLVKPVGKYVVNVFDGQRTGLDRFFGGPERLLYRVMGVRENESMGWKKYLTAVLLSNFVMLVLMFLVLRLQKYLPLNPDGIGNMPAAQAFNTAVSFMTNTNWQSYTGENALSYLSQMLAVTFPMFTSAATGFAVAIAFIRGLIGRRDELGNFYVDLVRSITRIFLPLSFIVALFLVFQGVPQTLAGAVNATTLEGAQQTISRGLVASLESIKHIGTNGGGWFGTNAAHPFENPTALSNLVHIVCMMLLPTALVYAFGLMVNNRKQGWALFAAMSFLFLVMLTTVFVSEYRGVPALDAVGLQGNMEGKEVRFGIPESALFTAVTTAATTGSVNNMHESLTPLGGMVSLAQMMLNNVFGGKGVGLINGLLYVILAVFICGLMVGRTPEFLGKKIEGKEVKLASIALLIHPLIILAPTALALMRPEAVASISNGGMHGLTEVLYAFASGAANNGSAFAGLNANTDFYNIAIGIVMLLGRYVSMIAMLAIAGSLATKRVVPVTTGTLRTHTPLFAGILVMMIVVVGALTFFPSLALGPIAEHLAMIQ; this is encoded by the coding sequence ATCGGTGTAGTGCAAGTAGCAGTGACGCTACTGATCATCCTGCTGTTGGTTAAACCGGTGGGGAAATATGTAGTGAACGTGTTCGATGGACAGCGAACGGGGCTGGATCGGTTTTTTGGCGGGCCGGAACGACTGCTCTATCGCGTGATGGGAGTACGCGAGAACGAATCCATGGGGTGGAAAAAGTACCTTACGGCGGTTCTCCTCTCCAACTTTGTAATGTTGGTATTGATGTTTCTGGTGCTGCGGCTGCAAAAGTATTTGCCACTTAACCCGGATGGGATCGGCAATATGCCAGCGGCGCAAGCATTTAATACGGCGGTATCCTTTATGACCAACACGAACTGGCAGTCTTATACGGGCGAGAACGCCCTGTCGTATCTGTCACAGATGCTGGCCGTTACGTTCCCGATGTTTACGTCCGCAGCGACCGGATTCGCGGTGGCTATTGCGTTCATTCGCGGGCTGATAGGCCGCCGGGATGAACTGGGGAATTTTTACGTCGACCTTGTACGGTCGATTACGAGGATTTTTTTACCGCTGAGCTTCATCGTAGCCTTGTTCCTTGTATTCCAGGGGGTGCCTCAGACGCTCGCGGGAGCGGTGAACGCAACCACGCTGGAAGGTGCGCAGCAGACCATTTCACGTGGACTGGTCGCCTCACTGGAGTCGATCAAACACATTGGCACCAACGGTGGTGGCTGGTTTGGAACCAATGCTGCACATCCATTCGAGAATCCGACGGCCCTGAGCAATCTGGTGCATATCGTCTGTATGATGCTGTTACCCACTGCACTGGTATACGCCTTCGGCTTGATGGTCAATAACCGGAAGCAGGGTTGGGCATTGTTCGCAGCGATGAGTTTTCTTTTCCTTGTGATGTTGACCACCGTATTTGTCTCCGAATATCGCGGTGTACCTGCGCTGGATGCAGTGGGTCTTCAAGGCAATATGGAGGGGAAAGAGGTCAGATTCGGCATACCCGAATCGGCTTTATTCACGGCAGTCACGACAGCGGCTACAACAGGTTCGGTCAACAATATGCACGAGTCGCTCACTCCACTTGGAGGCATGGTATCACTGGCTCAGATGATGCTCAATAACGTGTTTGGTGGCAAAGGAGTAGGGCTAATCAACGGACTGTTGTATGTGATTCTGGCTGTGTTTATCTGTGGATTAATGGTGGGACGAACACCTGAGTTTCTGGGCAAAAAAATCGAGGGGAAAGAGGTAAAGCTCGCATCCATTGCGTTGCTCATTCATCCTTTGATTATTCTTGCGCCAACGGCACTCGCGCTTATGCGGCCTGAAGCTGTTGCGTCCATCTCGAACGGGGGCATGCATGGTCTGACGGAGGTTCTCTATGCTTTTGCCTCAGGTGCAGCCAATAATGGATCGGCTTTTGCCGGACTAAATGCCAATACAGACTTTTACAACATTGCGATTGGTATCGTTATGCTGCTGGGAAGGTACGTTTCGATGATCGCCATGCTGGCCATAGCGGGTTCACTCGCTACGAAACGGGTTGTACCGGTAACTACAGGTACACTGCGTACACACACGCCTTTATTTGCTGGCATCTTGGTCATGATGATCGTTGTTGTCGGCGCGCTTACGTTCTTCCCGTCGCTTGCTCTTGGACCGATTGCAGAGCATCTGGCGATGATTCAATGA
- the kdpB gene encoding potassium-transporting ATPase subunit KdpB — protein sequence MILQASLDAFKKLNPVVMIKNPVMFIVEVGTFITLLLCINPDLFAASEAGRGYNIAVFFILLFTLLFANFAEALAEGRGKAQADTLRKTKSDTLANLVQKDGTIRQVSSTQLKKGDMVRVEVGELIPTDGEITEGLASIDESAITGESAPVIKEAGGDFSSVTGGTRVVSDYIVMRVQTDPGESFLDRMISLVEGAQRQKTPNEIALTTLLAVLTLIFLIVILTMVPMANYLGIRLDLATLIALLVCLIPTTIGGLLSAIGIAGMDRVTQFNVLAMSGKAVEAAGDIDTLILDKTGTITYGNRMASEFIPVQGTTASEMTQAALQASVRDETPEGRSVVELAGKQGQSWSETEYANAENVEFTAETRMSGLNLNNGMKIRKGAVDAIKRYIASEGGRIPDDLDEIANRIAKAGGTPLAVAIDERIYGVIYLKDTVKPGLKEKFAEMRAMGIKTIMCTGDNPLTAATIALEAGVDDFIAEAKPEDKIAAIKKEQQEGKLVAMTGDGTNDAPALAQADVGLAMNSGTMAAKEAANMIDLDSDPTKLLSVVSIGKQLLITRGALTTFSISNDIAKYFAIIPAMFILAMPQLQALNIMNLASPQSAILSALIFNAIIIPLLIPIAMKGVKYRAMSAERLLGRNVFIYGVGGVIVPFIGIKFIDMVLSGIL from the coding sequence ATGATACTTCAGGCTTCACTGGATGCGTTCAAAAAGCTAAATCCGGTGGTCATGATCAAAAATCCGGTCATGTTTATTGTCGAGGTAGGTACATTCATTACGCTCTTATTATGCATTAATCCCGATCTATTCGCCGCATCCGAGGCTGGACGCGGGTACAACATCGCCGTGTTTTTCATTTTGCTGTTCACGCTGCTGTTCGCTAACTTCGCGGAGGCACTTGCAGAAGGCAGAGGTAAGGCGCAGGCGGATACGTTACGCAAGACGAAGTCGGACACCCTGGCCAATCTGGTGCAGAAGGATGGAACAATCCGGCAAGTGTCTTCGACCCAGTTGAAAAAGGGTGATATGGTCCGCGTGGAAGTCGGTGAACTGATCCCAACGGATGGTGAAATTACAGAAGGATTGGCCTCCATTGATGAATCGGCCATTACGGGAGAATCCGCACCGGTTATCAAGGAAGCAGGAGGCGATTTCTCCTCCGTTACCGGAGGTACACGCGTCGTGTCCGATTACATCGTCATGCGTGTTCAGACCGATCCAGGTGAGTCATTCCTTGACCGGATGATCTCTCTGGTTGAGGGTGCACAGCGCCAGAAAACACCCAATGAAATTGCGCTGACAACCCTGCTCGCCGTATTAACCCTGATCTTTCTGATTGTTATTCTGACGATGGTCCCGATGGCGAATTACCTGGGTATTCGACTGGATCTGGCGACCCTAATCGCACTTCTCGTCTGCTTGATCCCAACCACAATTGGTGGGTTACTGTCTGCCATTGGTATTGCCGGGATGGACCGTGTTACGCAGTTCAATGTACTCGCTATGTCGGGTAAAGCGGTAGAAGCGGCCGGAGATATCGATACGTTGATTTTGGACAAAACAGGAACGATCACATACGGAAACCGCATGGCATCTGAGTTTATTCCCGTTCAGGGCACTACTGCTTCAGAGATGACGCAAGCTGCTTTACAGGCTTCTGTGCGGGATGAGACCCCAGAAGGACGTTCTGTTGTGGAATTGGCAGGCAAACAAGGTCAGAGCTGGTCTGAGACGGAGTATGCGAATGCAGAAAATGTGGAATTCACAGCAGAGACTCGGATGTCCGGTCTCAATCTGAATAACGGTATGAAGATTCGTAAAGGTGCCGTGGATGCGATCAAACGTTATATTGCTTCCGAAGGAGGCCGCATACCCGATGATCTGGATGAGATTGCAAATCGTATTGCGAAGGCTGGAGGCACGCCGCTTGCTGTAGCCATCGATGAGCGAATCTACGGTGTGATCTATCTGAAAGATACCGTGAAGCCAGGGCTGAAAGAGAAGTTCGCCGAGATGCGCGCCATGGGCATCAAGACCATTATGTGTACAGGCGATAATCCGCTGACCGCAGCGACCATAGCGCTGGAAGCGGGCGTGGATGATTTTATTGCCGAAGCGAAACCCGAGGACAAGATTGCGGCGATCAAAAAAGAGCAGCAGGAGGGCAAACTCGTCGCCATGACGGGCGATGGTACGAACGATGCTCCTGCTCTGGCGCAGGCCGATGTGGGCCTGGCGATGAATTCGGGCACCATGGCGGCCAAAGAAGCGGCCAATATGATTGACCTGGATTCCGATCCGACTAAGTTATTGTCGGTCGTCTCCATTGGCAAGCAGCTGCTGATTACACGCGGCGCACTGACAACCTTTTCGATATCCAATGATATCGCGAAGTATTTTGCCATCATTCCAGCCATGTTCATTCTCGCCATGCCGCAGCTTCAGGCGCTGAATATTATGAATCTGGCTTCACCACAGTCTGCGATCCTGTCGGCGCTGATCTTCAACGCCATTATTATTCCACTGCTTATTCCCATTGCGATGAAAGGGGTTAAGTATCGGGCGATGTCAGCCGAGAGGCTGCTTGGGCGCAATGTATTTATTTATGGCGTAGGTGGTGTAATTGTACCTTTTATCGGCATTAAATTCATTGATATGGTTCTGTCGGGGATTCTTTAA
- the kdpC gene encoding potassium-transporting ATPase subunit KdpC, which translates to MNMFLPALRLSVVLMLICGLIYPLVTTGVAQLLFPAQANGSLITQNEKIIGSSLLAQEIHSPGLFQPRASSASYDPTASAGSNRAVASGEYIGEMKEKIAQLQQENPGLKQIPADLVTGSGSGLDPDLSPEAAEAQIPRISKATGLSEQQLVQLVNEHTEGRQMGIFGEPRVNVTALNLALTAEQK; encoded by the coding sequence ATGAACATGTTCTTGCCCGCCTTACGGTTATCCGTTGTGCTTATGCTGATATGCGGCCTAATCTACCCGCTTGTAACGACTGGCGTAGCCCAGCTTCTCTTTCCTGCGCAGGCGAATGGAAGTCTGATTACGCAAAATGAGAAAATCATCGGCTCATCACTGCTGGCGCAGGAAATCCACTCGCCGGGGCTGTTCCAGCCCCGGGCATCGAGTGCCAGTTATGACCCAACGGCTTCAGCTGGTTCAAATCGCGCCGTAGCCTCAGGGGAGTATATCGGCGAGATGAAGGAAAAGATTGCTCAGCTCCAGCAGGAAAACCCGGGATTGAAGCAGATCCCAGCTGATCTCGTGACGGGTTCAGGCTCTGGACTTGACCCGGATCTCTCTCCCGAAGCCGCTGAGGCACAGATCCCGCGCATTAGCAAAGCTACAGGGCTTAGTGAACAGCAGCTTGTGCAACTTGTAAATGAGCATACAGAAGGCCGGCAAATGGGTATATTCGGGGAGCCGCGTGTGAATGTAACGGCTCTGAATCTGGCGCTGACAGCAGAACAGAAATAA
- a CDS encoding histidine kinase has translation MEDSFKRKSPEEMLKMITKLQQGTLKIYIGPVSGSGKTYHMLREGNTLREQGIDVVICAVSTMRRPETVEQLGSLERIPSIHWLRESDDVEMKDLNLDALLARNPEVVLVDGLAHRNRAGARYATRLEDIQFLLRNNISVMTTVNVYELEGYTELARQLTGIAAEYTVPADTLELADEVKLIDVTPETILSRLAEGHLKGHEGEAVFRQGNLGILRELALRLVAEGVNESLREHREEMGITVTTGIMERILVSTQYHWNGSIYIRRGQQIAKRLNGDLCAVVFRNMKQPLTKEATVFRRNMIKLVEKFGGHMEELSILRRRNIPSTLARYAMEHQITRIVMGHSRRTRWQELWQGSVVNSLLRRLRGVDLFLVADRAAREGERVVPAKVNDVESLTYRRLSEQEMKEQIGQIQRGTFKIYIGAAPGVGKTYMMLREGNDLLRKGIDVQIGLLETHGRAETVEQMGHLSVIPRAQRVYQGARLEEMDTEAILHLCPEVVLVDELAHTNVPGSVRQKRYEDVLLLLNAGISVITTMNVQHLESLNDAVEHITGVRVRETVPDRIIQMADEVQLIDVAPQALRQRMREGKIYATAKVEQALANFFKIGNLIALRELALRELADDVDERLEAQQAKIALRGPWRRQEAVFVCVSSDRHAERLIRRGFRMAYRLKAIWHVHHIHIGESMSDEVKCHLEALEQLTIRLGGQFHIHHSPRLRDVPEMLARKASEARATQLVVGQARRVWWLNGYRGSGSVVNRLVRLSRHLDILIVADYDYELSGM, from the coding sequence ATGGAAGACAGCTTCAAGCGCAAGTCACCAGAAGAGATGCTGAAGATGATTACGAAGCTGCAGCAGGGTACGCTCAAAATCTACATCGGCCCAGTCAGCGGATCGGGCAAAACGTATCACATGCTGCGGGAAGGGAATACGTTGCGTGAGCAGGGCATTGATGTGGTCATCTGTGCCGTGTCCACGATGCGCAGACCGGAAACGGTGGAGCAACTTGGCTCACTCGAAAGGATTCCAAGCATTCACTGGTTACGCGAGAGTGATGATGTAGAGATGAAGGATCTGAACTTGGATGCACTATTGGCGCGTAATCCGGAGGTTGTGCTGGTGGATGGTTTGGCACATCGCAACAGAGCAGGCGCTCGCTATGCTACCCGGCTGGAGGATATTCAGTTTTTGCTCCGAAACAACATCAGTGTCATGACAACGGTGAATGTGTATGAGCTGGAAGGCTATACCGAGCTGGCACGACAACTTACGGGGATCGCAGCAGAATATACGGTGCCTGCCGATACATTGGAGCTTGCGGATGAAGTGAAGTTGATTGACGTCACGCCGGAAACCATACTGAGCCGTCTGGCAGAAGGTCATCTGAAGGGGCATGAGGGAGAAGCTGTTTTTCGTCAAGGCAATCTGGGCATTCTGCGCGAACTGGCCCTGAGATTGGTTGCGGAGGGAGTTAATGAATCCCTGCGTGAGCATCGGGAGGAGATGGGAATTACCGTCACAACAGGCATCATGGAACGGATTTTGGTGTCTACACAATATCACTGGAATGGCTCCATCTATATCCGGCGTGGACAACAGATTGCCAAACGGCTGAATGGTGATTTGTGCGCTGTGGTTTTTCGGAATATGAAGCAGCCATTAACCAAGGAGGCAACCGTATTTCGGCGTAATATGATCAAGTTGGTAGAGAAGTTTGGCGGCCATATGGAGGAGCTGTCTATATTACGCCGTCGCAACATCCCGTCTACGCTGGCACGTTACGCAATGGAACACCAGATTACCCGCATTGTGATGGGACACTCCCGGCGTACGCGCTGGCAGGAACTGTGGCAAGGGTCCGTTGTTAACTCGCTGCTGCGCAGATTACGTGGTGTCGACCTGTTTCTGGTTGCTGATCGAGCGGCCCGGGAGGGTGAACGTGTGGTTCCGGCTAAAGTTAACGATGTGGAGTCGCTGACATACCGCAGACTAAGCGAGCAGGAAATGAAGGAACAGATTGGTCAGATTCAGCGCGGCACATTTAAAATATATATCGGAGCTGCACCAGGTGTAGGCAAAACCTACATGATGCTTCGGGAAGGCAATGATTTGCTCCGCAAGGGCATCGATGTGCAGATCGGCTTGCTGGAGACACATGGGCGGGCGGAGACCGTGGAGCAGATGGGCCACCTGTCTGTGATCCCTCGCGCGCAGCGCGTTTATCAGGGGGCGCGTCTGGAAGAGATGGACACAGAGGCTATTCTGCATCTTTGCCCAGAAGTGGTGCTTGTGGATGAACTGGCGCATACGAATGTACCCGGGAGTGTTCGGCAAAAGCGTTATGAAGATGTTCTGCTCCTGCTGAATGCAGGCATCTCGGTGATTACTACAATGAATGTACAGCATCTCGAGAGCCTGAATGATGCCGTTGAACATATTACAGGTGTTCGTGTCCGCGAGACCGTACCCGATCGGATCATTCAGATGGCGGATGAGGTGCAGTTGATTGATGTGGCGCCCCAGGCCTTGCGGCAGCGGATGAGGGAGGGTAAAATCTATGCAACTGCCAAGGTCGAGCAAGCCCTTGCGAATTTCTTCAAAATCGGTAATCTGATTGCCTTGCGTGAACTTGCCCTTCGTGAACTGGCGGACGATGTGGATGAACGGCTTGAAGCACAGCAGGCCAAAATTGCACTTCGAGGACCTTGGCGCAGACAGGAGGCAGTCTTTGTATGTGTAAGCAGTGATCGTCATGCCGAGCGGCTGATCCGGCGCGGATTCCGTATGGCTTATCGTCTAAAAGCCATCTGGCATGTACACCATATCCACATTGGTGAGTCCATGAGTGACGAAGTGAAGTGCCATCTGGAAGCGTTGGAGCAGCTGACGATTCGGCTTGGTGGTCAATTTCATATTCATCACAGTCCAAGGCTACGCGATGTACCTGAGATGTTGGCCAGAAAGGCATCGGAGGCGAGAGCAACGCAGTTGGTGGTCGGGCAGGCAAGACGGGTGTGGTGGCTGAATGGCTACCGCGGCTCAGGCTCGGTGGTCAACCGACTTGTACGCTTGTCGCGGCATCTGGATATATTGATCGTTGCAGATTACGATTATGAACTGAGCGGGATGTGA
- a CDS encoding ATP-binding protein, with protein MILSERIKKETPEAHGKRVPAYAYVWVTLGVTLLTLLFHAIGMSGDLVNVGLVYLFPVLVSAVYWGMGPAVYAASISVIMFDFFFVPPYLSFTVEDLRYLISFVVYLAVAILTASLAGRLRQQLEMVKAREATTNSLYALSRQMTAITDLNTLQVNIATQVSLTLGKPAAVYLPDGQGDLLVTSSSAPESEGEKDGWGDGESEIAIAKWVYNHGQIAGKGSSALRESPGLYVPLRTEEQIHGVLAVSMDAGEVNVQQEQLRLLEACGGLAAGAIARVKLAEEARLAQITAESERIRTALLDSVSHELRTPLTAIIGSATGLLENDTLFTPEDRRELTGNIRDGALRMNRLVTNLLGMVRLESGMLQLNRKWCDVEDIISVVLTQVREFSPNRNIQVELPDDPVFIFGDEVLLEQVLVNIVSNAIKYSPDESQIIITVTSDKSPSQLTIMVADQGIGVPEAERIRIFDKFYRSESTQHVTGTGLGLAICKGIVEVHGGTIVAESNSGGGTRIRIDIPMEAHGPRFPYSEQGEVEE; from the coding sequence ATGATTTTGTCTGAACGAATAAAAAAAGAAACGCCGGAAGCCCATGGGAAAAGGGTTCCGGCATATGCATATGTATGGGTGACCCTCGGGGTGACGCTGCTAACTTTGCTGTTTCATGCCATCGGCATGAGTGGTGATCTGGTTAATGTTGGGCTTGTATACCTGTTTCCCGTCTTGGTGAGTGCCGTGTACTGGGGAATGGGACCAGCTGTATATGCTGCGAGTATTAGCGTCATTATGTTTGACTTCTTCTTTGTACCGCCATATCTGAGCTTCACGGTTGAGGATTTGAGATATCTCATCTCCTTTGTTGTGTATCTTGCGGTGGCGATCCTGACAGCCAGTCTTGCAGGTCGATTGCGACAACAGCTGGAGATGGTAAAAGCACGTGAAGCTACGACTAACTCCCTGTACGCATTGAGTCGTCAGATGACAGCCATTACGGATCTGAATACGTTGCAGGTTAACATTGCAACCCAGGTTTCGCTCACCTTGGGCAAACCAGCAGCTGTGTATCTTCCGGATGGGCAGGGGGATCTGCTGGTTACAAGCTCTTCTGCACCCGAATCAGAAGGGGAAAAGGATGGCTGGGGAGATGGAGAGTCGGAGATTGCCATTGCCAAATGGGTGTATAATCACGGACAGATCGCAGGTAAGGGATCATCCGCTTTACGGGAATCTCCCGGACTTTACGTGCCGCTACGCACAGAGGAGCAGATTCATGGCGTGCTCGCCGTGAGCATGGACGCTGGCGAAGTTAATGTACAGCAAGAACAGCTTCGTCTGTTGGAGGCATGCGGTGGACTGGCCGCAGGTGCTATTGCCCGAGTGAAGTTGGCGGAAGAGGCCCGATTGGCACAGATCACTGCCGAATCGGAGCGCATACGCACAGCGCTGCTGGATTCTGTCTCTCATGAATTGCGTACGCCCCTAACCGCCATTATCGGCTCGGCTACGGGACTGCTCGAGAATGATACTCTTTTTACACCCGAGGATCGGAGAGAATTAACTGGCAACATTCGGGATGGAGCCTTGCGCATGAATCGTCTCGTCACGAATCTGCTGGGTATGGTTCGGCTGGAGAGCGGTATGTTGCAACTGAACCGGAAATGGTGTGACGTGGAAGATATAATCAGCGTTGTACTGACACAGGTTCGGGAATTCAGTCCCAATCGTAATATTCAAGTTGAACTTCCTGATGATCCGGTGTTCATTTTCGGAGATGAAGTGTTGCTGGAGCAGGTGCTGGTCAATATCGTCAGCAACGCCATCAAATATTCGCCTGATGAGAGCCAGATTATTATCACTGTGACGAGTGATAAGAGCCCAAGTCAATTGACGATCATGGTGGCTGATCAAGGTATCGGTGTACCGGAAGCGGAAAGAATACGTATATTTGATAAGTTCTATCGCTCGGAGTCGACTCAGCATGTCACCGGGACAGGGCTTGGTCTGGCCATCTGCAAAGGCATTGTGGAGGTCCATGGAGGTACCATAGTAGCAGAGTCGAATTCGGGCGGAGGAACGAGAATACGCATAGATATCCCTATGGAGGCTCACGGACCACGGTTCCCCTATTCAGAACAAGGAGAGGTTGAAGAATAA
- a CDS encoding response regulator, giving the protein MNAPLGARILVIDDEPQIRKLLKVTLQAHQFELHECGDGEEGVIQASIVHPDLIILDLGLPGMSGMEVLRRIREWSQVPIIVLTAKDQEGDKIAALDGGADDYVTKPFGMGELVARIRVALRHVAKTTDEPILRFGSLTIDLAQRQVELEGTLVKLTPTEYEMLKVLASNAGKIITQRQLLQQVWGGHHHESDSHYLRVYVGHLRKKLNEDPTNPRYIQTEPGIGYRFLLPAE; this is encoded by the coding sequence ATGAACGCACCACTAGGGGCTCGCATACTGGTGATCGATGATGAGCCGCAGATTCGCAAATTGCTCAAGGTCACCCTTCAGGCACACCAATTCGAACTCCACGAGTGTGGGGATGGCGAAGAGGGCGTTATTCAGGCTAGCATTGTACATCCGGATCTGATCATCCTTGATCTTGGTTTGCCGGGCATGTCCGGTATGGAGGTGCTTCGACGGATTCGTGAATGGTCACAAGTGCCGATTATCGTGCTGACAGCCAAGGATCAGGAGGGAGACAAAATTGCCGCGTTGGATGGTGGTGCAGATGATTATGTAACTAAACCATTCGGGATGGGTGAGTTGGTCGCCCGTATTCGGGTGGCGCTGCGTCATGTAGCCAAAACGACGGATGAGCCCATATTGCGCTTCGGATCACTCACGATTGATCTGGCCCAAAGGCAGGTCGAACTGGAGGGGACTTTGGTCAAATTAACCCCAACGGAATATGAGATGCTGAAGGTGCTTGCCTCCAATGCAGGGAAAATCATCACTCAGCGCCAGCTTTTGCAGCAAGTATGGGGAGGGCATCATCATGAGTCTGATAGCCATTATCTTCGGGTATATGTGGGACATCTGCGCAAGAAATTAAATGAAGATCCAACGAATCCGCGATATATTCAGACGGAGCCTGGCATTGGTTATCGCTTTTTGCTCCCTGCCGAATAA
- a CDS encoding alpha-glucosidase/alpha-galactosidase: MNKITFLGAGSTVFVKNVLGDVMMTEALQDFELALFDIDAERLSDSERLLTSLARSLGSRCVVNVYHDRKEALRGAKYVINAIQVGGYDPCTITDFEIPKKYGLRQTIADTLGIGGIFRNLRTIPVMLDFARDMQEVCPDAWFLNYTNPMAVLTNVMNVHGGIKTVGLCHSVQVCVPHLFDALGIDQTGVVAKIAGINHMAWLLEVTKDGQDLYPEIKRLAKEKQKEQHDDMVRFELMQRFGYYVTESSEHNAEYHPYFIKRNYPELIERFNIPLDEYPRRCVNQIEGWKEMRTKLFASENIEHTRSREYASHIIEAMETNNPYKIGGNVMNNGLITNLPREACVEVPCLVDGSGISPTYIGDLPPQLAALNRTNINTQLLTIEAAITGKKEHIYHAAMLDPHTAAELSIDDIVAMCDELIEAHGDWLPKYTS; this comes from the coding sequence ATGAATAAAATTACGTTCCTCGGTGCAGGCAGCACCGTCTTTGTTAAAAATGTATTGGGTGATGTCATGATGACCGAAGCACTGCAAGATTTTGAGCTGGCATTGTTCGATATCGATGCTGAACGCTTGAGTGATTCAGAGCGTTTGTTGACCAGTCTGGCCCGTTCACTCGGAAGTCGTTGCGTCGTGAACGTATATCATGACCGCAAAGAAGCGCTGCGCGGAGCCAAATATGTCATCAACGCCATCCAGGTCGGTGGATATGATCCATGTACTATTACGGACTTCGAGATTCCGAAGAAATATGGACTGCGTCAAACGATTGCAGATACACTCGGTATCGGCGGAATTTTCCGTAATCTGCGTACGATTCCGGTCATGCTGGATTTTGCCCGAGATATGCAGGAAGTATGTCCGGATGCGTGGTTCCTGAACTATACCAACCCGATGGCTGTGCTTACTAACGTCATGAATGTGCATGGTGGGATCAAAACCGTAGGTTTGTGTCATAGTGTGCAGGTATGTGTACCACATCTGTTTGATGCACTGGGGATCGATCAGACAGGTGTTGTGGCTAAGATTGCAGGGATCAATCATATGGCGTGGCTGCTCGAAGTTACAAAAGACGGGCAGGATCTGTACCCCGAGATTAAACGTTTGGCGAAGGAAAAACAGAAAGAACAGCATGACGACATGGTTCGTTTTGAGCTGATGCAGCGTTTTGGCTATTATGTAACGGAATCCTCCGAACACAATGCCGAGTACCACCCTTACTTCATCAAGCGGAATTATCCGGAGCTGATTGAACGCTTCAACATTCCACTGGATGAGTATCCACGCCGCTGTGTGAACCAGATTGAAGGCTGGAAAGAAATGCGTACCAAGCTGTTTGCCAGCGAAAATATTGAACATACCCGCAGCCGTGAATACGCATCGCATATTATCGAAGCGATGGAGACGAATAACCCGTACAAAATTGGCGGCAACGTCATGAACAACGGACTGATTACGAACCTGCCGCGCGAGGCATGTGTCGAGGTACCTTGTCTGGTGGATGGATCAGGAATCAGCCCTACGTACATTGGGGATCTGCCTCCACAACTCGCAGCACTGAACCGGACAAACATCAACACGCAACTGCTGACAATTGAAGCGGCAATCACTGGCAAGAAGGAACATATCTATCATGCCGCTATGCTTGATCCACACACAGCTGCGGAACTGTCTATTGATGACATCGTAGCGATGTGTGATGAGTTGATTGAGGCTCACGGCGACTGGTTGCCAAAATACACGTCATAA